A window of Struthio camelus isolate bStrCam1 chromosome 15, bStrCam1.hap1, whole genome shotgun sequence contains these coding sequences:
- the TNRC6A gene encoding trinucleotide repeat-containing gene 6A protein isoform X2, which translates to MEELSNHAQDDVNEDLRSEEKQVKEESLSFKCQEEAFYPLVQEDFEQELEAKATKEVERKLSRAFLPLLCGTERRDLVQEEEEQLMEERKKRKEDKKKKEAAQKKAIEQKIKGVGIVPEQTKTSVSQPQPVTSNGTSTVTSTNNNAKRATANNQQQQTLPRYPPREVPPRFRHQEQKQLLKRGQQLPVIAANLGSTPKVLNGQSGGSTVTNKQPVTNGEVPNSSKKQPGMPPIRDLVSHSPNQSDLNHSGLGSHYENSHWGPVSSNSDSSTNWDKVIVDGSDKEAWPSITGSDPELTSECMDTDSASSSGSERNLVIMASGSTGGENDGIRNGIGHGSQNKFVVGSNSNNVGNGSINGPWGLSHGTLISTCQVSVDAPDSKSESSNNRMNAWGTINSSSNGGLNPSTLNSNGNHGAWPVLENNGHALKGSVGSGNPGTNIQCSTIGQISNNQSINSKVGGSAHGSWGSLQENCDSEVNGTRKVSFSGQPQNLNTEMNGPNNTTNFMTSSLPNSAGSVQINELPNNTGHGAWRVSTMNHSQIQASPVTNGTSISHLSNGEAKSGGSYGTTWGAYGSNYSGDKCSGPNSQANGDTVNATLMQPGISGPGSTNFQINGNKGGGVWEAGTVNSQSMPWGNGNGASAGGSRRGWGNPAQNTGTNISNGEWSKLPSNQHSNESVNGNSRKFTNGWKSTEEDDLNSQSSAASQITEQNSAWAKTGTGDSEGSTESTGCHEDRATTEGQTRERRKVDQHALLQSIVNRTDLDPRVLSNSGWGQTPIKQNTAWDTETSPRGERKADNGTEAWGGSVTQTSSSGGCVDRPSPNNNNDTSSVSGWGDPKSATRWGDSKGSNSQGGWEEDSAATVMVKSNQSWGSGKEEKSSWNDAQKIKQGWVDGQKASQGWAVSASESWGENSRSNHWGEAKKSSSGGSDSDRSVSGWNEPGKSNSVTWGGSNTNPNNSSGWDEPAKSNQNQGWGDPPKSNQPQGWGDSSKPINSPEWNKQDVGSWGAPSATSKPPGSGWLGGPMPTPAKEEEPTGWEEPSPESIRRKMEIDDGTSAWGDPSKYNYKNVNMWNKNVPNSSSSSDQQAQVHQQLLSSSAMSSKESSSGSGWGEPSTPATTVDNGTSAWGKPMDTGTSWGEPISDAAGTSGWGNASLGQQASNKPGPKSMQDSWCGDDMPLTGSRQTSWEEEEDVEIGMWNSSSSQEANPSLNWPPYMKKMPAKGIMKGGNKQDETWINPFIKQFTNLSFSRESPEETIQSNKMDMSGGILQDKRMEMDKHGLNVGDYNRVVGKGPGSRPQISKESSMDRSPYFDKDGIVADESQNMQFMSNQNMKLPPSNSALPNQALGSLAGLGMQNLNSVRQNGNPSMFGVGNIAAQPRSMQQPPAQPLNSSQPNPRAQVPPPLLSPQVPVSLLKYAPNNGGLSPLFGPQQQVAMLNQLSQLNQLSQISQLQRLLAQQQKAQNQRSMPSGGRQQQEQQGRSLSMQQQMMQQSRQLDPNLLMKQQTPPSQQQSLHQPTMKSFLENVIPHATPELQKGPSPINAFSSFPIGFCPISTSEIPGMNSNLNVNMDMNSIKEPQSRLRKWTTVDSISVNTSLDQNSSKHGAISSGFRLEESPFVPYDFMNSSNSPASPPGSIGDGWPRAKSPNGSSSVNWPPEFRPGEPWKGYPNIDPETDPYVTPGSVINNLSINTVREVDHLRDRNSGSSSSLNTTLPSTSAWSSIRASNYNVSLSSTAQSTSVARNSDSKSTWSPGSVTNTSLAHELWKVPLPPKSITAPSRPPPGLTGQKPPLSTWDNSLRLGGGWGNSDARYTPGSSWGESSSGRITNWLVLKNLTPQIDGSTLRTLCMQHGPLITFHLNLPHGNALVRYSSKEEVVKAQKSLHMCVLGNTTILAEFASEEEISRFFAQGQSLTPSPGWQSLGSSQNRLGSIDGSHSFSNRNDLNHWNGAGLSGTSSGDLHGTSLWGSPNYSTSLWGTPSSNDTRGISSPSPINAFLSVDHLGGGGESM; encoded by the exons ggtggggataGTGCCAGAACAAACAAAGACAAGTGTAAGCCAGCCTCAGCCTGTCACCTCTAACGGCACTTCCACAGTAACCAGCACTAATAATAATGCCAAGCGGGCCACAGCCAACAATCAGCAGCAGCAGACCTTGCCTCGATACCCTCCTCGTGAAGTACCACCACGATTTCGACACCAGGAACAGAAACAGCTTCTGAAACGAGGTCAGCAGTTACCAGTTATAGCTGCAAACCTGGGATCTACTCCTAAAGTATTAAACGGCCAATCGGGAGGCAGTACTGTCACAAATAAACAGCCCGTGACCAACGGAGAAGTGCcgaacagcagcaaaaaacagCCAG GCATGCCTCCCATTCGGGACTTGGTGAGCCACTCCCCTAACCAGTCAG aTCTGAACCACAGTGGTCTAGGATCCCATTATGAAAATTCTCACTGGGGACCAGTCTCTTCAAATAGTGACTCCAGCACAAACTGGGATAAAGTTATTGTAGACGGCTCTGACAAAGAAGCATGGCCATCAATCACTGGCAGTGACCCAGAGTTGACATCAGAATGTATGGACACTGACTCTGCCTCTAGCTCTGGGTCAGAGAGAAACCTCGTTATAATGGCTTCAGGGAGCACAGGTGGTGAAAATGATGGCATTCGAAATGGCATTGGACATGGttctcaaaataagtttgtggttGGTAGCAACAGCAATAATGTGGGCAATGGAAGTATTAATGGGCCATGGGGTTTATCCCATGGAACCCTAATAAGCACATGTCAAGTTTCTGTGGATGCTCCTGACAGCAAATCTGAAAGTAGCAACAATAGAATGAATGCTTGGGGCACCATAAACTCTTCATCAAATGGAGGGTTAAATCCAAGCACTTTGAATTCGAATGGCAACCATGGTGCCTGGCCTGTATTGGAGAACAATGGACATGCCCTGAAAGGGTCTGTAGGGAGTGGTAATCCTGGCACAAATATTCAGTGCAGTACCATAGGTCAGATATCTAATAATCAGAGTATTAACTCTAAAGTGGGTGGTTCAGCCCATGGTTCCTGGGGAAGCCTTCAGGAAAATTGTGATTCTGAAGTAAATGGTACAAGGAAGGTTTCATTCAGTGGGCAACCTCAAAACCTTAACACTGAAATGAATGGACCAAATAACACTACTAACTTTATGACCTCTAGTTTACCAAACTCTGCTGGTTCAGTGCAGATTAACGAACTGCCTAATAATACAGGGCATGGGGCCTGGCGCGTGAGCACAATGAATCATTCTCAGATTCAGGCCTCTCCAGTTACAAATGGCACTTCCATTTCTCATCTTAGCAATGGTGAGGCGAAAAGTGGTGGGTCTTACGGTACTACATGGGGTGCCTATGGTTCTAATTACTCTGGAGACAAATGTTCAGGCCCAAACAGCCAAGCTAATGGTGACACTGTGAATGCAACTCTAATGCAGCCAGGCATTAGTGGGCCTGGCAGCACTAACTTTCAAATCAATGGGAATAAAGGAGGAGGGGTGTGGGAGGCAGGGACAGTCAACTCCCAGAGTATGCCATGGGGAAATGGAAATGGTGCAAGTGCTGGCGGAAGTAGAAGAGGATGGGGCAACCCTGCACAAAACACTGGCACTAACATTTCAAATGGGGAATGGAGTAAACTGCCTAGTAATCAGCATTCCAATGAAAGCGTAAATGGAAATAGTAGGAAGTTTACAAATGGATGGAAATCTACTGAAGAGGATGACCTTAACAGCCAGAGTTCTGCTGCATCTCAGATAACTGAGCAGAACAGCGCATGGGCCAAAACAGGTACGGGGGATAGCGAAGGTAGTACGGAGAGCACTGGATGCCATGAAGATAGAGCAACTACAGAAGGACAGACTcgagagagaagaaaagttgaCCAGCATGCATTACTCCAAAGTATAGTGAACAGAACTGACTTAGATCCACGTGTCCTTTCCAACTCTGGTTGGGGACAGACTCCAATCAAACAGAACACTGCCTGGGATACCGAAACATCACCAAGAGGTGAAAGAAAAGCTGACAATGGGACAGAGGCCTGGGGAGGCTCTGTGACACAGACTTCCAGCTCAGGGGGATGTGTGGATAGACCTAGccctaataataataatgataccTCATCTGTATCAGGGTGGGGAGATCCAAAGTCTGCTACAAGGTGGGGAGACTCCAAAGGGTCAAACAGCCAAGGGGGGTGGGAAGAGGATTCTGCTGCTACAGTAATGGTCAAGAGCAATCAATCGTGGGGAAGTGGCAAAGAGGAAAAGTCATCTTGGAACGATGCACAGAAAATCAAACAGGGATGGGTAGATGGACAAAAGGCCAGCCAGGGTTGGGCAGTTTCTGCCAGTGAGAGCTGGGGAGAAAATTCAAGGAGTAACCATTGGGGTGAGGCTAAGAAATCCAGTTCAGGAGGTAGCGACAGTGACAGATCAGTATCTGGTTGGAATGAGCCAGGTAAATCAAATTCTGTTACTTGGGGAGGCAGTAACACAAACCCAAATAACTCATCCGGATGGGATGAGCCTGCAAAGTCTAATCAGAACCAGGGCTGGGGAGACCCTCCTAAATCCAATCAGCCTCAAGGTTGGGGGGATTCATCAAAGCCAATCAACTCTCCAGAATGGAACAAACAAGATGTTGGATCTTGGGGAGCACCGTCTGCCACCAGTAAACCGCCAGGGTCAGGCTGGTTGGGAGGACCAATGCCAACACCAGCAAAGGAAGAAGAACCCACTGGCTGGGAGGAGCCATCCCCTGAATCAATACGCCGTAAGATGGAAATTGATGATGGAACTTCTGCTTGGGGTGATCCAAGCAAATACAACTACAAAAATGTGAATATGTGGAATAAAAATGTCCCAAACAGTAGCAGCAGTTCAGACCAGCAAGCACAGGTACATCAGCAGCTACTGTCTTCAAGTGCCATGTCTAGCAAGGAGAGCAGTTCTGGTTCTG GTTGGGGAGAGCCTTCTACTCCAGCCACTACTGTAGATAATGGAACTTCAGCGTGGGGTAAACCCATGGATACTGGTACTAGCTGGGGAGAACCCATCAGTgatgcagcaggcacctctggctGGGGAAATGCTTCTCTTGGTCAACAGGCTTCAAATAAACCTG GGCCTAAATCTATGCAAGACAGCTGGTGTGGAGATGATATGCCGTTGACAGGCAGTCGTCAGACCAgctgggaggaagaagaggatgtAGAAATTGGAATGTGGAATAGCAGTTCCTCACAAGAAGCTAACCCATCTTTAAATTGGCCACCGTATATGAAAAAAATGCCTGCAAAG ggaataATGAAAGGTGGAAATAAGCAAGATGAAACATGGATCAATCCATTCATTAAGCAATTCACAAATCTCAGTTTTTCA AGAGAATCACCAGAGGAAACCATACAGAGCAATAAGATGGACATGTCTGGAG GGATATTGCAAGATAAGCGTATGGAGATGGATAAGCATGGCCTGAATGTTGGAGATTACAATCGTGTGGTTGGAAAAGGCCCTGGTTCTCGTCCTCAGATTTCCAAAGAGTCTTCCATGGATCGCAGTCCTTATTTTGATAAG GATGGCATTGTAGCAGACGAGTCCCAAAACATGCAGTTTATGTCCAATCAAAACATGAAGCTTCCCCCTTCAAATAGTGCACTACCTAACCAAGCCCTTGGCTCCCTAGCAGGGCTGGGTATGCAAAACTTGAATTCTGTTAGACAG aatGGCAATCCCAGTATGTTTGGTGTTGGTAATATAGCAGCACAGCCCAGGAGCATGCAGCAGCCTCCAGCACAACCTCTTAATTCATCTCAGCCTAATCCACGTGCTCAAGTGCCTCCTCCATTACTGTCCCCTCAG GTTCCAGTATCATTACTGAAGTATGCACCAAACAACGGTGGCCTGAGCCCACTTTTTGGCCCACAACAACAGGTAGCCATGTTGAATCAACTGTCCCAGTTAAACCAGCTTTCTCAGATCTCCCAGTTACAG CGGTTGTTGGCTCAGCAGCAAAAAGCGCAGAATCAAAGAAGCATGCCTTCTGGTGGTCGTcaacagcaggagcagcag ggTCGATCTCTTAGTATGCAGCAACAGATGATGCAACAGTCCCGTCAGCTTGATCCAAACCTGTTAATGAAGCAGCAAACTCCACCCTCTCAACAGCAGTCACTCCATCAACCCACCATGAAATCTTTCCTTGAGAATGTCATACCCCATGCTACTCCTGAGCTACAAAAAGGGCCATCACCAATAAATGCGTTCAGCAGCTTCCCTATAG GTTTCTGTCCAATTTCTACTTCAGAAATTCCAG GAATGAACTCAAACTTGAATGTAAACATGGATATGAACAGTATTAAAGAGCCACAGTCTCGACTGAGGAAATGGACAACAGTAGACAGCATTTCTGTGAACACATCGTTAGATCAAAACTCCAGCAAACACG GTGCTATTTCAAGTGGTTTTAGGCTGGAAGAGTCGCCATTTGTTCCATATGACTTTATGAACAGCAGTAATTCACCAGCCAGTCCTCCTGGATCTATTGGGGATGGCTGGCCCCGTGCCAAATCGCCTAACGGCTCTAGCAGTGTTAACTGGCCACCAG AATTTCGTCCTGGTGAGCCATGGAAAGGTTATCCAAACATCGACCCTGAAACTGACCCTTACGTCACTCCTGGCAGTGTCATAAACAATCTTTCAATTAATACTGTGCGGGAAGTTGACCACCTCAGGGACAGGAACAGTG gGTCATCCTCATCTTTGAACACCACGCTGCCTTCAACTAGTGCCTGGTCATCCATTCGTGCCTCCAACTACAATGTTTCCCTCAGCAGTACAGCACAAAGCACTTCAG TAGCCAGAAACAGTGATTCCAAATCAACATGGTCTCCTGGATCAGTCACTAACACCTCTCTGGCTCATGAGCTGTGGAAGGTCCCTTTGCCACCTAAAAGCATCACTGCTCCGTCCCGCCCACCTCCAGGGCTAACAGGCCAGAAACCACCTTTATCCACTTGGGATAACTCCCTTCGTTTGGGTGGAGGATGGGGAAATTCTGATGCCAGATATACCCCTG gTTCAAGCTGGGGTGAGAGCAGCTCAGGGAGAATAACAAATTGGCTTGTTCTAAAAAACCTTACACCTCAG atTGATGGCTCAACCTTGCGTACTCTGTGCATGCAGCACGGTCCACTAATAACATTCCACCTTAACCTCCCACATGGTAATGCTTTGGTCCGTTACAGTTCAAAAGAAGAGGTAGTGAAGGCACAAAAATCTCTGCACAT GTGTGTATTAGGGAACACTACTATTCTTGCTGAGTTTGCCAGTGAAGAGGAGATTAGTCGCTTCTTTGCACAAGGCCAGTCTCTGACTCCGTCTCCTGGCTGGCAATCTCTTGGATCCAGCCAGAACCGACTTGGATCCATTGACGGTTCCCATTCGTTCTCAAACCGTAATGATCTAAATCACTGGAATGGTGCTGGGCTGTCGGGAACTAGCAGTGGAGACCTTCATGGCACTTCACTTTGGGGGAGCCCCAACTATTCCACGAGCCTGTGGGGCACCCCGAGCAGCAATGACACCAGGGGAATTAGCAGCCCATCCCCCATCAACGCTTTCCTTTCTGTTGACCACCTAGGTGGAGGTGGAGAGTCCATGTAA